In Chryseobacterium gotjawalense, the following are encoded in one genomic region:
- a CDS encoding enoyl-ACP reductase FabI — protein MSYGLLKGKKGIIFGALNDQSIAWKVAERCHEEGAEFILSNAPIAMRMGEIDELAKKTGSDVIPADATSVEDLEKLFAHAQKKYGKIDFILHSIGMSVNIRKGKSYTDLNYDFLEKGWDVSSVSFHKVMKAAWDKDIMNEWGSILALTYIAAQRVFPNYGDMADNKSYLESIARSFGYYWGDRKVRVNTISQSPVMTKAGAGVKGISGFFNFADDMSPLGNADAMDCANYCVSLFSDLTRKVTMQNLFHDGGFSKTGVSQKIVDKFEDL, from the coding sequence ATGTCATACGGATTATTAAAAGGTAAGAAAGGAATTATCTTCGGAGCTTTAAACGATCAGTCGATCGCATGGAAAGTTGCAGAAAGATGCCATGAAGAAGGAGCTGAATTTATTCTTTCCAACGCACCAATCGCAATGAGAATGGGTGAAATTGATGAGTTAGCAAAAAAAACCGGTTCTGATGTTATTCCGGCAGATGCAACTTCAGTCGAAGATTTAGAAAAACTTTTTGCCCATGCCCAGAAGAAATATGGCAAAATCGATTTCATCCTTCATTCCATTGGAATGTCAGTAAACATAAGAAAAGGAAAATCATATACTGATCTGAATTACGATTTCCTGGAAAAAGGTTGGGATGTCTCTTCTGTTTCTTTCCATAAAGTAATGAAAGCGGCTTGGGATAAAGATATCATGAATGAATGGGGTTCTATTTTGGCCTTAACTTATATTGCCGCACAAAGAGTATTCCCAAATTACGGTGATATGGCAGACAACAAATCCTATCTGGAAAGCATTGCAAGAAGTTTCGGATATTACTGGGGCGACAGAAAAGTGCGTGTAAACACCATTTCACAATCTCCTGTAATGACGAAAGCCGGAGCTGGTGTGAAAGGTATCAGCGGCTTTTTCAATTTCGCAGATGATATGTCTCCGCTTGGAAATGCTGATGCAATGGATTGTGCGAACTATTGTGTAAGTCTTTTCTCCGACTTAACGAGAAAAGTAACCATGCAAAATCTTTTCCATGATGGAGGTTTCAGCAAAACTGGAGTTTCACAGAAAATTGTAGATAAATTTGAAGATTTATAA
- a CDS encoding nucleoside phosphorylase codes for MLNKLAASELVLNDDGSVYHLNLLPEDIAGKIMLVGDPDRVPKVSKYFDKIEIKKNKREFYTHTGTLRGERITVMSTGIGTENIDIVMNELDALVNIDLKNKEFTSEHTALELFRMGTCGSVNPDVEVDNMLVTENVVGLDGLMHFYSDYAFENEFSKTFMAKFPYEKIKPMLYFSDWSKEMGEYYKDAKYHGNTATFPGFYAPQGRQLRLKAIDDKFLETLNDLGVTNFEMETSAIYALSKLLGHKAITVNSVIANRRRGEFSADHHASEKNMIEWVLDRIIK; via the coding sequence ATGCTTAATAAATTAGCTGCATCTGAACTGGTGCTCAATGACGACGGAAGTGTGTATCACTTAAACTTATTGCCGGAAGATATTGCCGGAAAAATCATGTTGGTAGGCGATCCGGACCGCGTTCCGAAAGTTTCTAAATATTTTGACAAAATCGAAATCAAAAAAAACAAAAGAGAATTTTATACGCATACCGGAACTTTGCGTGGCGAGAGAATCACCGTGATGTCCACAGGAATTGGAACCGAGAATATCGATATCGTAATGAACGAACTGGATGCTCTGGTGAATATCGATCTGAAAAACAAAGAATTCACTTCCGAACATACCGCTTTAGAATTATTCCGGATGGGAACTTGCGGAAGTGTGAATCCGGATGTTGAGGTTGACAACATGTTGGTAACAGAAAATGTAGTGGGGCTTGATGGCCTGATGCATTTCTACTCTGACTATGCATTTGAAAATGAATTCTCTAAGACCTTCATGGCGAAATTCCCGTACGAGAAAATCAAACCGATGTTGTATTTTTCTGATTGGTCTAAAGAAATGGGCGAATATTATAAAGATGCAAAATACCATGGAAACACAGCGACTTTCCCGGGCTTTTACGCACCACAAGGGAGACAGTTGCGTTTGAAAGCAATTGACGACAAATTCCTGGAAACTTTAAATGATTTGGGAGTAACCAATTTCGAGATGGAAACTTCTGCGATCTACGCACTTTCAAAATTATTGGGGCACAAAGCAATCACCGTGAATTCTGTTATTGCAAACAGAAGAAGAGGTGAGTTTTCCGCTGATCACCACGCTTCAGAAAAAAATATGATCGAGTGGGTTTTGGACAGAATTATTAAATAA
- a CDS encoding metal-dependent transcriptional regulator, translating into MISLTEENYLKAIFHLRNDDNTVTVNELSKFLNVKMPSVNNMMKKFAQKNWIIYETYKPLRITEEGNKQAALIVRKHRLTEMFLVEKMNFGWENVHEIAEQLEHVHSDIFFDKMDEILQYPKFDPHGEPIPDKEGNIIALDLQKLSSCKIGDAVIFSSVTVSDDEFLSYLNSKELELGKKLQILEIEKYDQSMSILKEDGNKITLSKMVCDKILVKR; encoded by the coding sequence ATGATTTCACTTACTGAAGAAAATTACCTCAAAGCGATCTTTCATTTAAGAAACGACGACAACACAGTGACTGTAAATGAGTTAAGCAAGTTTTTAAATGTAAAAATGCCCAGTGTCAATAATATGATGAAGAAATTTGCGCAAAAAAACTGGATTATCTATGAAACCTACAAACCTTTAAGAATAACAGAAGAAGGAAATAAACAGGCCGCCTTAATTGTAAGAAAACACAGGCTTACCGAAATGTTTCTGGTCGAAAAAATGAATTTCGGCTGGGAAAATGTGCATGAAATTGCCGAACAGTTAGAACACGTACATTCCGACATTTTCTTCGATAAGATGGATGAGATTCTGCAATATCCAAAATTCGATCCTCACGGCGAACCGATTCCGGATAAAGAAGGAAATATCATCGCTCTGGATTTACAAAAATTAAGCAGCTGCAAAATTGGTGATGCCGTTATTTTCAGTTCGGTAACGGTTTCTGACGACGAATTTCTAAGTTATCTCAACAGTAAAGAACTGGAATTAGGTAAAAAACTACAGATCCTGGAAATCGAAAAGTACGATCAGTCCATGAGTATTTTGAAAGAGGATGGAAATAAAATCACCCTGAGTAAAATGGTTTGCGACAAAATTCTGGTCAAGCGCTGA
- a CDS encoding M28 family metallopeptidase, with protein MKKSIFFLSILLSVVINAQKQEKDPEISAYVKSVNKDSLRANIEKLVSFGTRHTMSSTTDKDKGIGAARNWVLSKFRNYAQNSGGRMDVFLQNEDLQPDGKRINKITNLGNAIAFLKGTDPTDQRVIIISGHLDSRVSDVLNSTGFAPGANDDGSGVAAVIEAARVLSKSKFPASILFVAVSGEEQGLLGAKMLADKAKAEHWQVEAVLNNDMIGNNSFDAPKNDGTPKLRVFSEGLPAFETEKTAAKIRNFGLENDGNARQLARYVKEIGEQYVKNIDIKLIYRNDRFLRGGDHTPFVNNGLTAVRLTDYYENYDHQHQDIRTENNKKYGDLIEFMDFDYLKTNTAVNVAVLANLAKATPQPENVVMDVKELSNSTKLSWEKPNSGKVKGYYILYRETDSSVWTHKIFTTETSYTVPVSKDNYLFAVQSISVSGNQSLPVIPKVSR; from the coding sequence ATGAAAAAATCAATCTTCTTTTTGAGCATATTGCTCTCAGTGGTTATCAATGCGCAAAAACAGGAAAAAGATCCTGAAATTTCAGCATATGTAAAATCGGTCAATAAAGATTCGCTCCGGGCGAACATCGAAAAGTTGGTTAGTTTCGGAACGCGCCATACGATGAGTTCTACCACCGATAAAGATAAAGGAATCGGTGCTGCGAGAAACTGGGTTTTATCGAAGTTTCGAAATTATGCGCAGAATTCCGGCGGAAGGATGGATGTCTTTCTGCAGAATGAAGATCTGCAGCCTGACGGAAAACGAATTAATAAAATAACCAATCTCGGGAATGCAATCGCGTTTTTGAAAGGAACTGATCCCACAGATCAAAGAGTCATTATTATTTCCGGCCATCTGGATTCCCGGGTTTCTGATGTTCTAAATTCGACCGGTTTTGCGCCAGGTGCTAATGATGATGGAAGCGGAGTTGCTGCGGTGATTGAAGCAGCGCGGGTTTTAAGCAAATCAAAATTCCCGGCTTCGATTTTGTTTGTTGCGGTAAGTGGTGAAGAACAGGGATTATTGGGAGCGAAAATGCTTGCAGATAAAGCGAAAGCAGAGCATTGGCAAGTTGAAGCGGTTTTGAATAATGATATGATTGGCAACAACAGTTTCGATGCACCAAAGAATGACGGAACCCCGAAACTGAGAGTTTTCAGCGAAGGTCTTCCCGCTTTTGAAACCGAAAAAACGGCCGCTAAGATTCGGAATTTTGGTCTGGAAAATGACGGCAATGCACGCCAGCTTGCACGTTACGTAAAAGAAATTGGTGAGCAATATGTAAAGAATATCGACATCAAACTGATTTACAGAAACGACCGTTTTCTGCGCGGTGGCGATCATACTCCGTTTGTTAACAACGGATTAACGGCCGTGCGCTTAACGGATTATTATGAAAATTACGACCATCAACATCAGGATATCAGAACGGAAAATAATAAAAAATATGGCGACCTGATTGAGTTCATGGATTTCGATTATCTGAAAACCAATACTGCGGTAAATGTTGCGGTGTTGGCTAACCTGGCGAAAGCAACCCCTCAGCCTGAAAATGTGGTAATGGATGTGAAAGAGCTTTCTAATTCTACCAAACTGAGTTGGGAAAAACCCAATTCAGGAAAAGTAAAAGGTTATTATATTTTATACAGAGAAACGGACAGTTCCGTGTGGACTCATAAAATTTTCACCACCGAAACTTCTTACACGGTTCCAGTCTCCAAGGATAATTACCTTTTCGCTGTACAGAGTATTTCGGTTTCCGGAAACCAAAGTTTGCCAGTAATTCCGAAAGTATCCAGATAA
- a CDS encoding threonine aldolase family protein, which yields MKYSFKNDYAEGAHPSVLEALVRSNLTQQNGYGLDEFSVNAERIIQQKMKNPKAKVFLVSGGTQANLIVISAFLRPHESVVSAATGHIFTNESGAIEATGHKVHGIENTDGKIRPADIQKLIDVHQNKPHQIKQKMVYISNSTELGTIYSKKELIDLYQFCQSRNLYLFVDGARLGHALTAESNDLTLEDFGKYTDAFYLGGTKNGALIGEAIVINNENLQEEFGFHLKQKGAMLAKGRLLGIQFEELMKDDLYFDLAKQANEQAMKIKEAFKQIGCDFLCETFTNQIFPILNQNQINQLSTNFDFYVWKKLDEEKAAVRLITSWATTNEIIEKFINEIKNLK from the coding sequence ATGAAATATTCCTTTAAAAATGATTACGCCGAAGGCGCTCATCCTTCGGTTCTGGAAGCTTTGGTTCGCTCTAATCTTACCCAACAAAATGGCTATGGTCTGGACGAATTTTCGGTAAATGCTGAGCGCATTATTCAGCAGAAAATGAAAAATCCTAAGGCTAAAGTTTTTTTGGTTTCCGGAGGAACGCAGGCGAACTTAATTGTTATTTCGGCTTTTTTAAGACCGCACGAAAGTGTTGTGTCCGCGGCGACCGGCCATATTTTCACCAATGAAAGCGGAGCGATCGAAGCGACCGGACATAAAGTACACGGTATTGAAAATACAGACGGAAAAATTCGCCCTGCTGATATTCAAAAACTGATTGATGTCCATCAAAACAAACCCCATCAGATCAAACAAAAAATGGTTTATATCTCGAACTCCACAGAGTTGGGGACTATTTATTCAAAAAAAGAATTGATTGATTTGTATCAATTTTGTCAAAGTAGAAATCTTTATTTATTTGTGGATGGAGCAAGATTAGGACACGCATTAACTGCGGAATCTAATGATTTGACTTTAGAAGATTTCGGAAAATATACCGATGCGTTTTATTTGGGAGGAACAAAAAACGGTGCTTTGATTGGTGAAGCCATTGTCATTAATAATGAAAATTTACAGGAGGAATTCGGTTTCCATTTAAAACAAAAAGGCGCAATGCTCGCGAAAGGTCGATTGTTGGGAATTCAATTTGAAGAATTAATGAAAGATGATTTGTATTTCGATTTGGCAAAACAAGCCAATGAGCAAGCCATGAAAATTAAAGAAGCTTTTAAACAGATCGGTTGTGATTTCCTGTGTGAGACTTTTACGAATCAGATATTCCCAATTTTAAACCAAAACCAAATAAACCAACTTTCAACAAATTTTGATTTTTATGTTTGGAAGAAACTGGACGAGGAAAAAGCTGCTGTACGCTTAATTACTTCCTGGGCAACAACGAATGAGATTATCGAAAAATTCATCAACGAAATAAAAAATTTAAAATGA
- the ypfJ gene encoding KPN_02809 family neutral zinc metallopeptidase: protein MKWTNDRSGNVDDRRGSGGGGAGLVGGGLGTLIIAAIIYFLGGDPSAILSSGMGNAGPQTEQRDLNPNELKVRDFVEMITAENEKTWTKVFNESGMQYRPAKVVMFEAVTQSGCGTAEAAMGPFYCPADETVYMDMGFFKELEQRFGAKVTEFSIAYVLAHEMGHHVQTLLGTTQKVDQLRSSRKYSEAEMNRVSVATELQADFYAGVWAKQTDSREHILEPGDIESAISAAEAVGDDNIQKRSQGYVNQESFTHGSSSQRKDWFMKGYTTGDIRQGDTFNALLK from the coding sequence ATGAAATGGACAAACGACAGAAGCGGAAATGTGGATGACAGGCGTGGATCTGGCGGTGGCGGCGCCGGTCTCGTAGGTGGTGGACTGGGAACTTTAATCATTGCCGCCATTATATATTTCCTGGGTGGTGATCCATCGGCGATTTTGTCCTCCGGGATGGGGAACGCCGGGCCACAGACAGAACAGCGTGATCTGAACCCAAACGAACTTAAAGTCCGTGATTTTGTTGAAATGATTACAGCCGAAAATGAAAAAACATGGACCAAGGTATTCAATGAAAGCGGCATGCAGTACAGACCTGCAAAAGTTGTCATGTTTGAAGCGGTTACCCAGTCCGGTTGCGGAACGGCGGAAGCGGCAATGGGTCCTTTTTATTGTCCTGCCGATGAAACGGTATATATGGATATGGGTTTTTTCAAAGAACTGGAACAGCGTTTCGGCGCAAAAGTGACCGAGTTCTCTATTGCTTACGTATTGGCGCACGAAATGGGGCATCATGTGCAAACGCTTTTAGGAACAACTCAAAAAGTAGATCAGTTAAGAAGCAGCAGAAAATATTCTGAGGCAGAGATGAACCGCGTTTCTGTAGCCACAGAATTACAGGCAGATTTCTACGCCGGCGTTTGGGCCAAACAAACTGACAGCAGAGAGCATATCTTAGAACCGGGTGATATCGAATCTGCGATTTCGGCGGCAGAAGCAGTTGGTGATGATAATATTCAGAAACGTTCGCAAGGTTATGTGAATCAGGAAAGTTTTACGCACGGCAGTTCTTCACAAAGAAAGGACTGGTTTATGAAAGGATATACTACCGGAGATATCCGCCAGGGAGATACTTTTAACGCTTTGCTGAAGTAA
- a CDS encoding DNA-3-methyladenine glycosylase I, whose amino-acid sequence MKIVRCGWSEKDDLYRKYHDEEWGKPVYDDETIFEFLVLESFQAGLSWYTILKKRGNFEEAFDQFNYKKIAEYAEDKVEELMNNAGIIRNRLKILATINNAQKFQEVQKEFGTFSKYIWNFVGGKPIVNHPKTLQDVPATTEISDSLAKDLKKRGFKFLGSTVVYAHMQATGMVDDHVVDCWTREN is encoded by the coding sequence ATGAAAATAGTGCGCTGCGGCTGGTCGGAAAAAGATGATTTATATCGGAAGTATCATGATGAAGAATGGGGCAAACCTGTTTATGATGACGAAACTATTTTTGAATTTTTGGTTTTAGAAAGTTTTCAGGCCGGACTTTCCTGGTATACGATTTTGAAGAAAAGGGGAAATTTTGAAGAAGCATTTGATCAGTTTAATTATAAAAAAATCGCAGAATATGCTGAGGACAAAGTGGAAGAGTTAATGAATAATGCCGGAATTATAAGAAACAGATTAAAGATTTTAGCCACTATTAATAATGCTCAGAAATTCCAGGAAGTGCAAAAAGAGTTCGGGACTTTTTCAAAATACATCTGGAATTTTGTGGGCGGAAAACCCATTGTAAATCACCCGAAAACTTTACAGGACGTTCCTGCTACGACAGAAATTTCAGATTCTCTGGCAAAAGATTTAAAGAAGCGGGGATTCAAGTTTTTAGGATCTACAGTGGTCTATGCGCACATGCAGGCGACGGGAATGGTTGATGATCATGTGGTTGATTGTTGGACAAGGGAAAATTAA
- the pruA gene encoding L-glutamate gamma-semialdehyde dehydrogenase produces the protein MSKAISQVPFAVNEPVRTYEPGSEEVKSLITTYKKMWKEKVEIPMVINGKEIKTADNVVMNSPQDHQHNLGFYHKGDMSHVDDAINSALAAREKWNNLGWEHRAAIFLKAADLIAGPYRDRLNAATMIAQSKNVHQAEIDAACEFIDFLRFNVEFMTEMYSEQPVSDSGVWNRSEYRPLEGFCFAVTPFNFTAISGNLPTCMAMMGNVVVWKPSDKQIYSAKVIMDVLTEAGLPAGVINMIFTDGKETAEKVLAHPDFAGLHFTGSTKVFQNLWKTMGDNIHTYKTYPRIVGETGGKDFIMVHPSANVEAVATAMVRGAFEYQGQKCSAASRAYVPQSLWNEVKEVMVAQMKTIKMGSPEDPSNFVNAVIDKNSFEKCKGYIERAEKSSDAKIVIGGKCDDSKGWFVEPTVIEASNPRYESVCEEIFGPILSVYVYEDKDWTATLKLVDETSPYSLTGAIFSQDRYAIDEAYKALENAAGNFYINDKPTGAVVGQQPFGGARASGTNDKAGSKMNLLRWVSVRSIKETFVSPKDYKYPYLG, from the coding sequence ATGTCAAAAGCAATTTCACAGGTTCCTTTCGCTGTAAACGAGCCGGTTAGAACTTACGAACCGGGCTCAGAGGAGGTAAAATCCCTGATCACGACTTATAAAAAAATGTGGAAAGAGAAAGTTGAAATACCGATGGTCATCAACGGAAAAGAAATTAAAACTGCCGATAACGTAGTCATGAATTCTCCACAGGACCACCAACATAATTTAGGATTTTACCATAAAGGAGACATGAGCCATGTTGACGATGCGATAAACTCCGCTTTAGCAGCCAGAGAAAAATGGAATAATCTGGGTTGGGAGCACCGTGCAGCGATTTTCCTGAAAGCGGCTGATTTAATCGCCGGTCCGTACAGAGACCGCTTGAATGCAGCAACCATGATTGCTCAGAGCAAAAACGTTCATCAGGCAGAGATTGATGCAGCCTGTGAGTTCATCGATTTTTTACGCTTCAACGTAGAATTCATGACAGAAATGTACAGCGAGCAACCGGTTTCAGACAGTGGAGTCTGGAACAGATCAGAATACCGTCCGTTAGAAGGTTTCTGTTTTGCGGTTACGCCGTTTAACTTTACTGCAATTTCCGGAAACCTACCAACCTGTATGGCGATGATGGGGAATGTGGTGGTTTGGAAACCTTCTGACAAACAGATTTATTCCGCAAAAGTGATTATGGATGTTCTTACCGAAGCAGGTTTACCAGCCGGAGTAATCAACATGATTTTCACTGACGGAAAAGAAACCGCTGAAAAAGTATTGGCTCATCCTGATTTTGCAGGACTTCATTTTACAGGTTCTACCAAAGTATTCCAGAATTTATGGAAAACGATGGGCGATAATATTCACACCTACAAAACCTACCCAAGAATTGTTGGGGAAACCGGTGGAAAAGATTTCATCATGGTACATCCTTCTGCCAATGTAGAAGCGGTGGCCACTGCGATGGTTCGCGGTGCTTTCGAATACCAGGGGCAGAAATGCTCTGCAGCTTCAAGAGCGTACGTTCCTCAGTCGCTTTGGAACGAGGTGAAGGAAGTGATGGTGGCGCAGATGAAAACCATTAAAATGGGAAGTCCGGAAGATCCGTCGAATTTTGTAAACGCGGTAATCGATAAAAATTCTTTCGAAAAATGCAAAGGGTATATCGAGAGAGCAGAAAAATCCAGCGACGCGAAAATTGTAATCGGTGGAAAATGCGACGACTCCAAAGGATGGTTCGTGGAACCTACTGTGATTGAAGCGTCTAACCCAAGATACGAATCGGTTTGCGAAGAAATATTCGGACCAATCCTTTCGGTTTATGTTTATGAAGATAAAGACTGGACTGCAACTCTGAAATTAGTTGATGAAACTTCTCCTTATTCTTTAACCGGAGCGATTTTCTCTCAAGACCGATATGCTATCGACGAAGCTTATAAAGCTTTAGAAAACGCTGCAGGAAACTTCTACATCAATGACAAACCAACAGGAGCCGTCGTAGGACAGCAGCCTTTTGGTGGAGCAAGAGCTTCAGGAACCAACGATAAAGCGGGTTCTAAAATGAATTTACTGAGATGGGTTTCAGTAAGAAGTATTAAAGAAACTTTTGTTTCGCCGAAAGACTATAAGTATCCTTATTTAGGATAA
- a CDS encoding efflux RND transporter periplasmic adaptor subunit: MKNKIILLSFSVLSVLSCKKGDQKPPQGPKVVSTVAVENRNVIGYSTFPASIEGRVNNDVRAKMQGYITQVLVDEGQYVTKGQPLFRLETNSLSQSANAAKAGVGAAQSSVAASDANVKAAQSAVNAAQVEVNKLRPLVEKNIISSVQLQTAEANLARAQAQVAQAVASKQQASAGVAQAQANFQGVQENINYSIIRAPISGTIGKINFRTGSLVGPGDPMPISTVSDTSELYAYFSMNEKQYLDFLKNSKGATVPEKIKNMPAVELILANGDVYSEKGNIKAITGQIDASTGSIQFRVSFLNPDKLLSNGNSGTIRIPIAYDNALVIPESATIEQQGLVYIYKVKQDTAKSAVISVIDRVNNMVVIKDGAEKGEIVVAEGIGTLKTGTPVKPQPKKFDDLINAIKPIF; the protein is encoded by the coding sequence ATGAAAAATAAAATTATCCTTCTATCCTTCTCTGTTTTGTCGGTTTTATCCTGCAAAAAAGGAGATCAAAAACCTCCACAAGGACCGAAAGTGGTTTCAACAGTCGCCGTTGAAAACCGAAATGTTATCGGATATTCTACGTTTCCGGCTAGTATTGAAGGTCGTGTAAATAATGATGTCCGTGCAAAAATGCAAGGGTATATTACGCAAGTTCTTGTTGATGAAGGGCAGTATGTTACGAAAGGACAACCCTTATTCAGGTTAGAAACCAATTCTTTAAGCCAATCTGCGAATGCAGCAAAAGCAGGAGTTGGTGCGGCTCAATCAAGTGTAGCTGCTTCTGATGCTAATGTTAAAGCGGCACAGTCTGCGGTAAATGCGGCACAGGTAGAAGTGAATAAACTTCGGCCGTTGGTAGAGAAAAATATTATAAGTAGTGTTCAATTGCAGACCGCAGAAGCAAATTTGGCAAGAGCACAAGCTCAGGTTGCCCAGGCTGTTGCTTCGAAACAACAGGCGAGCGCAGGAGTTGCACAGGCACAGGCGAATTTTCAGGGAGTTCAGGAAAATATTAATTACTCAATTATTCGGGCTCCGATTTCGGGCACTATCGGTAAAATCAATTTCCGAACCGGAAGTTTGGTCGGTCCCGGAGATCCAATGCCTATTTCCACTGTCTCTGATACCAGTGAGTTATACGCTTATTTTTCTATGAATGAAAAACAGTACCTCGATTTTCTAAAGAATTCTAAAGGTGCGACCGTTCCTGAAAAAATTAAAAATATGCCGGCGGTAGAATTAATTCTAGCCAATGGAGATGTGTATTCTGAAAAAGGAAACATCAAGGCGATCACAGGACAAATCGATGCATCCACAGGAAGTATTCAGTTTAGGGTTTCTTTCCTGAATCCGGATAAATTATTAAGCAACGGAAACAGCGGAACGATCAGAATTCCTATCGCGTATGATAACGCGTTAGTTATTCCAGAAAGTGCCACCATTGAGCAACAAGGTTTAGTGTATATCTATAAAGTAAAACAAGATACCGCGAAAAGTGCCGTGATTTCTGTAATTGACCGTGTTAATAATATGGTTGTAATTAAAGATGGCGCCGAAAAAGGAGAAATCGTTGTTGCAGAAGGTATTGGGACTTTAAAAACAGGAACTCCTGTAAAGCCACAGCCGAAAAAGTTTGACGATCTTATTAATGCTATAAAACCGATTTTCTAA
- a CDS encoding translation initiation factor codes for MDLRDQLKNIFPDHEEQDFEMPVEKFVQKEPLVCKFEKKGRHGKPVTLVEGFEGSDDDLKKISKKIKTTLGIGGSEKDGTIIIQGDNRDKIMIILKGMGYKTKRVGG; via the coding sequence ATGGATTTAAGAGATCAACTCAAAAATATATTCCCTGATCACGAAGAACAGGATTTCGAAATGCCGGTAGAGAAATTCGTGCAGAAAGAACCGCTCGTTTGTAAATTTGAAAAAAAGGGAAGACATGGTAAACCGGTAACTTTAGTTGAAGGCTTCGAAGGCAGTGATGACGACCTGAAAAAAATTTCCAAGAAAATAAAAACCACCTTAGGAATTGGCGGTTCTGAAAAAGACGGCACAATCATCATCCAGGGAGACAACCGCGATAAAATAATGATCATCCTGAAAGGGATGGGTTACAAAACGAAACGCGTCGGCGGATAA
- a CDS encoding transcriptional regulator produces the protein MVEIDKGLFCDLAKFYGEAFHLPPLAAKIYSYLVFDFERNGVSFDEFVEIFAASKSSISSNLNLLLNLNIITDFTKIDERKRFFVMNEKYMKIRFEEIIEKMELELLILNKLKTFRNTSDETALQKFDIYSNLFNKNITNIKDTLDQL, from the coding sequence ATGGTAGAAATTGATAAAGGCTTATTTTGTGATCTGGCCAAGTTTTATGGGGAAGCCTTCCATTTGCCGCCACTTGCTGCAAAAATCTATTCGTATCTGGTTTTTGATTTTGAGAGGAACGGCGTTTCTTTTGATGAATTTGTGGAGATTTTTGCGGCGAGCAAAAGTTCCATTTCGTCAAATCTTAATTTGCTCCTGAATCTTAATATCATTACCGACTTTACTAAAATCGATGAAAGAAAACGGTTTTTTGTGATGAATGAAAAATACATGAAAATTCGTTTCGAAGAAATTATCGAAAAAATGGAACTGGAGTTATTGATTTTGAATAAGCTGAAAACCTTCCGCAACACGAGTGACGAGACTGCATTGCAAAAGTTTGATATTTACAGTAACCTTTTTAATAAAAACATTACTAATATAAAAGATACGCTTGATCAACTTTAA
- a CDS encoding YtxH domain-containing protein — protein sequence MGTKKNGLLALLGLGALAWWKYKNSTPEEQQAVKDKVNTAKDNFNKWGNDLKSKAGDVASQVQDKVNQAKTSVEDSVNQQ from the coding sequence ATGGGTACTAAAAAGAATGGATTATTAGCACTGTTAGGACTTGGAGCATTAGCTTGGTGGAAATATAAAAATTCGACACCGGAAGAGCAGCAGGCAGTAAAGGACAAAGTAAATACAGCAAAAGATAATTTCAACAAATGGGGAAATGATCTGAAATCCAAAGCGGGTGACGTAGCATCACAAGTGCAGGATAAGGTGAATCAGGCAAAAACTTCAGTGGAAGACTCTGTAAACCAACAATAA